A region from the Diadema setosum chromosome 13, eeDiaSeto1, whole genome shotgun sequence genome encodes:
- the LOC140236798 gene encoding serine palmitoyltransferase 1-like, which translates to MADTLLRFGSPEPWDFGELIEAFRQAPLYHLAFEVILIVFIVRLIFSKSYSIESTLELSSAEKEQLIQEWTPEPLVPPVDKNHPALKYRLVTKQGNNTLVVDGKEGINAGTFNFLGMLGRKETEDAAVKTLRKYGVGTCGPRGFFGTMDIHLNFEERIAKHMGVEEAILYAYGFSTVASAIPAYAKKGDLVFCDEGVGFSVQMGLLASRSKLKFFKHNDMADLERILEEQAKEDKKNPKKAKVTRKFIVVEGLYVNHGTILDVKKLIELKYKYKVRIFLDESMSFCVLGKTGRGVTEHAGVDITDIDLISVSMEAALGTLGGFCLGSRYVVDHQRLSGLGYCFSASLPPMLATAALTALDLTQQESDIFDRLRSKSEFVHHQLSGLPGYRLDGDIISPIKHLRLEETSGDWGQDLAILEKIVNRALDEGVVLTVARYLEEEEAFLPPPSIRVAVNVTLTDDQLTKVTSVIRTQAAMVLRETAK; encoded by the exons ATGGCAGATACCCTCCTTAGATTTGGGAGTCCAGAACCATGGGACTTTGGCGAACTGATCGAAGCCTTTAGACAG GCTCCACTCTACCACCTGGCATTTGAGGTCATCCTGATCGTCTTCATTGTCCGTCTCATCTTCTCAAAGAGCTACTCCATTGAATCCACTCTGGAGCTCTCATCTGCG GAGAAGGAGCAGCTGATACAGGAGTGGACCCCAGAGCCGTTGGTTCCACCGGTGGATAAAAACCACCCAGCTCTTAAGTACAGACTCGTTACCAA ACAGGGAAACAACACTCTGGTGGTTGATGGCAAGGAAGGGATCAACGCAGGAACGTTCAACTTTCTGGGCATGCTGGGAAGAAAAGAGACTGAG GATGCTGCTGTGAAGACACTCAGGAAGTATGGAGTGGGTACGTGTGGACCGCGTGGCTTCTTTGGAACAATGG ACATTCACTTGAACTTTGAGGAGAGGATAGCCAAACACATGGGAGTGGAAGAGGCGATCCTGTATGCCTATGGCTTCTCCACTGTAGCAAGTGCCATCCCAGCCTATGCCAAGAAAGGAGACCTCGTCTTCTG TGACGAAGGAGTGGGCTTCTCTGTTCAGATGGGTCTGTTGGCCTCGCGTAGTAAGCTCAAGTTCTTCAAACACAATGACATGGCAGACTTGGAGAGGATTCTAGAGGAACAAGCTAAGGAAGACAAAAAG aatCCCAAGAAGGCCAAAGTAACAAGAAAGTTCATTGTTGTTGAGGGGCTCTATGTCAACCATGGGACCATTCTGGATGTCAAGAAATTG ATTGAGCTGAAGTACAAGTACAAAGTGCGCATCTTCTTGGATGAGTCGATGTCATTCTGTGTGCTGGGTAAGACTGGGAGAGGAGTCACGGAACATGCAGGAGTTGAT ATTACAGATATCGACCTCATCTCTGTTTCCATGGAGGCAGCGCTCGGGACATTGGGTGGATTCTGTCTGGGCAGCAGATATGTCGTCGATCATCAG CGACTGTCTGGTCTGGGCTACTGCTTCTCAGCGTCCCTGCCCCCCATGCTGGCCACGGCGGCACTCACGGCCCTTGACCTCACCCAGCAGGAATCCGACATCTTTGACAGGCTGAGGTCAAAGAGCGAGTTTGTCCACCACCAGCTGTCAGG GTTGCCAGGTTACCGGTTAGATGGGGACATCATCTCTCCCATCAAGCATCTCAGACTGGAGGAGACCAGTGGAGATTGGGGCCAAGATCTGGCCATCCTGGAGAAGATTGTTAACAGg GCTCTGGATGAGGGCGTGGTCCTAACTGTGGCCCGGTATCTTGAGGAAGAAGAGGCTTTCCTACCACCACCCAG